A single window of Jaculus jaculus isolate mJacJac1 chromosome 14, mJacJac1.mat.Y.cur, whole genome shotgun sequence DNA harbors:
- the LOC101613316 gene encoding olfactory receptor 56-like has translation MGATILNDSGTSEFVLLGLWAPPPLRPLLWTALLLAYLATVLGNGALVGLIMLDRRLHRPMYRLLTHLALLDTAYVSTTLPQALAHMVSGSARLSLARCGAQLYVGISLGSCEAILLAAMALDRSLAVCRPLRYASLVTPPRCAALAGAAWVLGFTLSVPNAVAALRLPFCPGRPAVDHFFCELPAVLRTACADTTANHRLVHGLGVLILLVPLVLILTSYACILVAVHKLPSARSRGKALSTCSSHLAVVGLFYGTVSALYLRPRSSRALPATHHKLVAVFYLVVTPVLNPLIYSLRNREVHAAAHYALARLRGMRTALL, from the coding sequence ATGGGCGCCACCATTCTCAATGACTCAGGAACTTCAGAGTTTGTGCTGCTGGGGCTGTGGGCCCCGCCGCCCCTGCGTCCCCTGCTGTGGACGGCATTGCTGCTGGCCTACCTGGCCACGGTATTGGGCAACGGCGCCCTGGTGGGTCTGATCATGCTTGACCGGCGTTTGCACCGGCCCATGTACCGTCTCCTGACCCACCTGGCTCTGCTGGACACCGCCTATGTGAGCACTACACTGCCTCAGGCGTTGGCACACATGGTTTCGGGCAGTGCCCGCCTCTCCCTGGCACGTTGTGGGGCGCAGCTGTATGTGGGCATCTCCCTGGGCAGCTGCGAGGCCATCCTCCTTGCAGCCATGGCCCTGGACCGCAGCTTGGCAGTGTGCAGACCCCTGCGCTATGCCTCCCTGGTGACCCCACCGCGTTGTGCAGCGCTGGCTGGTGCTGCCTGGGTCCTGGGCTTCACGCTGTCGGTGCCCAACGCGGTGGCCGCCCTGCGCCTGCCCTTCTGCCCCGGGAGGCCCGCCGTGGACCACTTCTTCTGTGAGCTGCCTGCGGTGCTGAGGACCGCGTGCGCAGACACCACCGCCAACCACAGGCTGGTCCACGGCCTGGGCGTGCTCATCCTCTTGGTGCCCCTGGTCCTCATCCTCACATCCTACGCCTGCATTCTGGTTGCAGTGCACAAGCTCCCTTCGGCCAGGAGCCGAGGCAAGGCTCTGTCCACGTGCAGCTCGCACCTGGCCGTGGTGGGGCTCTTCTACGGCACCGTGAGCGCCTTGTACCTGCGCCCCCGCTCCTCTCGCGCGCTCCCAGCTACGCACCACAAACTGGTAGCCGTTTTCTACCTGGTGGTCACGCCCGTCCTGAACCCACTCATCTACAGCCTTCGAAACCGTGAGGTCCACGCTGCAGCCCACTACGCCCTGGCCCGGCTGCGGGGGATGCGCACGGCGCTGCTCTGA